In the genome of Pseudomonas sp. P5_109, one region contains:
- a CDS encoding RidA family protein: MPTHTRIRMFNTKDTYPNQTLDNDLCQAVRAGNTVYVRGQVGTDFNGQLVGLGDPRAQAEQAMRNVKQLLEEAGSDMSHIVKTTTYLIDPRYREPVYQEVGKWLKGVFPISTGLVVSALGQPQWLMEIDVIAVIPE, from the coding sequence ATGCCTACTCATACCCGCATCCGCATGTTCAACACCAAAGACACCTACCCGAACCAGACGCTCGACAACGACCTGTGCCAGGCCGTGCGCGCCGGCAACACCGTGTATGTGCGTGGTCAGGTCGGTACCGATTTCAACGGTCAACTGGTGGGCCTCGGTGATCCGCGCGCCCAGGCCGAACAGGCCATGCGCAACGTCAAGCAATTGCTCGAAGAGGCGGGCAGCGACATGAGCCACATCGTCAAGACCACCACTTACCTGATCGACCCGCGCTACCGCGAGCCGGTGTACCAGGAAGTCGGCAAGTGGCTCAAGGGCGTGTTCCCGATTTCCACTGGCCTTGTGGTCAGCGCCCTCGGCCAGCCGCAGTGGCTGATGGAAATCGACGTGATTGCCGTTATCCCCGAATAA
- a CDS encoding DUF1028 domain-containing protein, with protein sequence MTFSIVGRCAETGQLGIAISSSSIAVGARCPWLRAGVGAVSSQNITLPALGPQILDELANGSAPPQALDHSLTRNGYSQYRQVAVVDAQGRTAVFSGNHALGINNAVAGDQCVAAGNLLANSGVIEAMVAAFENSEGCLATRLMNALQAGQDAGGEAGAVHSAALSVVGDLTWPIVDLRVDWADENPIGELGKLWTAYEPQLQDYLTRALNPTLAPAYGVPGDE encoded by the coding sequence ATGACTTTTTCCATCGTGGGTCGCTGCGCCGAGACCGGCCAGTTGGGCATTGCCATCAGTTCTTCGAGCATTGCCGTCGGTGCGCGCTGCCCGTGGCTGCGTGCCGGTGTCGGCGCGGTGTCGAGCCAGAACATCACGCTGCCGGCCCTTGGCCCGCAGATCCTCGATGAACTGGCCAACGGCTCGGCGCCGCCCCAGGCGCTGGACCACTCTTTGACCCGCAACGGCTACAGCCAGTATCGCCAGGTCGCGGTGGTCGATGCCCAGGGGCGCACGGCGGTGTTCAGCGGCAACCATGCGCTGGGAATCAACAATGCCGTGGCCGGTGACCAATGCGTGGCGGCCGGCAACCTGCTGGCCAACAGTGGGGTGATCGAGGCGATGGTCGCGGCGTTCGAAAACAGCGAAGGCTGCCTCGCCACCCGACTGATGAACGCCTTGCAGGCCGGGCAGGATGCCGGCGGCGAAGCGGGCGCGGTGCACTCGGCGGCGCTGTCGGTGGTCGGTGACCTGACCTGGCCGATTGTCGACCTGCGGGTGGATTGGGCCGATGAAAACCCGATTGGCGAGCTGGGCAAACTGTGGACGGCCTACGAGCCGCAACTTCAGGATTATCTGACCCGCGCCCTCAATCCGACCCTGGCCCCCGCGTATGGAGTGCCCGGCGATGAGTGA
- the argE gene encoding acetylornithine deacetylase translates to MSELRSRAMLARLIGFATVSRDSNLELIEFVRDYLRELGVDCELIYNAERTKANLLASVGPSVAGGIVLSGHTDVVPVDGQAWTVEPFCLSEAGGKLYGRGTADMKGYLASVLAAVPMFLASPLKRPVHLAFSYDEEVGCLGVRGLLEVLPQRIPAPALCLIGEPTELKPVLGHKGKLAMRCHVRGAACHSAYAPYGVNAIEQAARLIGRLGDIGTTLARPQLHDKRFDPAFSTVQVGVIQGGTALNIVPADCRFDFEIRALPDFAPQVVVDELQDYAEQTLLPAMQAVDSDTGIRFEKISAYPGLATPTDSAAARLIAQLCGSDEFSTVAFGTEGGLFDQAGIPSVVCGPGSMDQGHKPDEFVSVEQMAACDRLMDRLAAYLSESEHP, encoded by the coding sequence ATGAGTGAGTTGCGCAGCCGCGCCATGCTCGCGCGGTTGATCGGGTTCGCCACGGTCAGCCGCGACTCGAACCTTGAGTTGATCGAGTTCGTGCGCGACTACCTGCGCGAGCTGGGCGTGGATTGCGAACTGATCTACAACGCCGAGCGGACCAAGGCCAATCTGTTGGCCTCGGTCGGCCCGAGCGTGGCCGGCGGCATCGTGCTGTCCGGTCACACCGACGTGGTGCCGGTGGACGGTCAGGCGTGGACGGTCGAGCCGTTCTGCCTGAGCGAGGCGGGCGGCAAGCTGTATGGGCGCGGCACCGCGGACATGAAAGGTTATCTGGCCTCGGTGCTGGCGGCGGTGCCGATGTTTCTCGCCAGCCCCTTGAAGCGCCCGGTGCATTTGGCGTTTTCCTATGACGAAGAGGTCGGTTGCCTCGGCGTGCGCGGCTTGCTCGAAGTGCTGCCGCAACGCATCCCGGCACCGGCCTTGTGCCTGATCGGCGAGCCGACCGAACTCAAGCCGGTGCTCGGCCACAAGGGCAAGCTGGCGATGCGTTGCCACGTGCGCGGCGCGGCCTGTCATTCGGCCTACGCGCCTTATGGGGTCAATGCCATCGAGCAGGCCGCGCGCCTGATCGGCCGGCTGGGTGACATCGGCACCACCCTGGCGCGCCCGCAGTTGCACGACAAACGCTTCGATCCGGCGTTCTCCACCGTGCAGGTCGGGGTGATCCAGGGCGGTACGGCGCTGAACATCGTGCCCGCCGATTGCCGTTTCGATTTCGAGATCCGCGCCTTGCCGGACTTCGCCCCGCAAGTAGTCGTCGACGAGTTGCAGGACTACGCCGAGCAGACGTTGCTGCCGGCCATGCAGGCCGTGGACAGCGATACCGGCATCCGCTTTGAAAAAATCTCGGCCTATCCCGGCCTGGCGACACCGACCGACAGCGCCGCAGCCCGACTGATTGCCCAACTGTGCGGCAGCGACGAGTTCAGCACCGTGGCCTTTGGCACCGAAGGCGGGCTGTTCGACCAGGCCGGTATCCCGTCGGTGGTCTGCGGTCCCGGCAGCATGGACCAGGGGCACAAGCCCGATGAATTTGTCAGCGTCGAACAGATGGCGGCCTGTGACCGCCTGATGGATCGCCTGGCGGCTTACTTGAGTGAATCCGAACACCCATAA
- a CDS encoding ABC transporter substrate-binding protein — MSRSLRCSVPFALALLSASAWAAPQDLTVISFGGATKQAQDKAYFQPFNASGAGNIIAGEYNGELSKIKAMVSAGHTSWDVVEVESPELLRGCEEGLFEKLDAGRFGDAANFVPGALTECGVATYVWSMVMAFDQSKQAKAPQSWADFWNVADFPGKRGLRKSAKYTLEIALLADGVKADDIYKVLNTPQGVTRAFAKLDQIKPNIQWWEAGAQPAQWLVAGDVVMSAAYNGRIASAQKEGMKLSIVWPQSLYDPEYWAVVKGTPNKALAENFIAFASQPQRQKVFSENIPYGPVHRQTLPLLPKAVQEQLPTAEANLAGARAVDAEFWVDHGEELEQRFNAWAAR; from the coding sequence ATGTCCAGATCCTTGCGTTGCAGTGTTCCGTTTGCCCTGGCGTTGTTGAGTGCCAGTGCGTGGGCGGCCCCCCAGGACCTCACCGTGATTTCCTTCGGTGGCGCGACCAAACAGGCCCAGGATAAGGCCTATTTCCAGCCCTTCAACGCCAGCGGCGCGGGCAACATCATCGCCGGTGAGTACAACGGCGAGCTGTCGAAGATCAAGGCCATGGTTTCGGCCGGTCACACCAGTTGGGACGTGGTGGAAGTCGAAAGCCCCGAGTTGTTGCGCGGCTGCGAGGAAGGCCTGTTCGAGAAGCTCGACGCGGGGCGCTTCGGTGATGCGGCGAACTTCGTGCCCGGTGCGCTGACCGAATGCGGGGTGGCCACTTACGTCTGGTCGATGGTCATGGCCTTTGACCAGAGCAAGCAGGCCAAGGCGCCGCAGTCCTGGGCGGACTTCTGGAACGTCGCCGACTTCCCGGGCAAGCGTGGTTTGCGCAAGAGTGCCAAGTACACCCTGGAAATCGCCTTGCTGGCTGACGGCGTCAAGGCGGATGACATCTACAAGGTCCTGAACACGCCCCAAGGCGTGACGCGGGCCTTTGCCAAGCTCGACCAGATCAAGCCGAACATCCAGTGGTGGGAGGCGGGCGCCCAGCCGGCGCAATGGCTGGTGGCCGGCGACGTGGTGATGAGCGCGGCCTACAACGGCCGGATCGCCTCGGCGCAGAAGGAAGGCATGAAGCTGAGCATCGTCTGGCCGCAGAGCCTGTACGACCCGGAATACTGGGCGGTGGTCAAGGGCACGCCGAACAAGGCGCTGGCGGAAAACTTCATCGCGTTTGCCAGTCAGCCGCAGAGGCAAAAAGTCTTCTCGGAAAACATCCCTTACGGGCCTGTGCATCGCCAGACCCTGCCATTGCTGCCCAAAGCCGTGCAGGAGCAACTGCCGACCGCCGAAGCCAACCTGGCCGGCGCCCGAGCGGTGGATGCGGAGTTCTGGGTCGACCACGGCGAAGAGCTCGAACAGCGCTTCAATGCCTGGGCTGCGCGATAA
- a CDS encoding purine-cytosine permease family protein: protein MSTTASSAPLIEKHTIGYVPPEDRHGKVKDLFTLWFGGNIAPLPIVTGALGVQLFHLNLVWGIVAIIVGHLVGGVLMALHSAQGPQMGIPQMIQSRAQFGSLGALLVVVIAGVMYIGFFASNIVLAGKSLHGVVESVPVSVGIVLGGLGSGIIGIIGYRFIHVLNRIGTWVLGLGIVLGFGYILTHVQTDDFLTRGSFNISGWLATVSLAALWQIAFAPYVSDYSRYLPKDVKVSSTFWATYLGSSLGSILSFVFGAVAVLATPVGMDTMDAVKLATGAIGPLMLVLFLLSVISHNALNLYGSVLSVITLLQTFAHRWIPTAQSRAVLSLIILAGCCVAAIGASADFIGHFVDLVLALLVVLVPWTAINLIDFYAIHKGDYDIASIFRVDGGIYGRFNPQALLAYAIGIVVQIPFMNTPIYTGPVAVHIDGADLSWLVGLIVTTPLYYWLANRDTAYRRRQNMAGVMTGNM from the coding sequence ATGTCCACCACCGCTTCATCCGCCCCGCTCATCGAGAAACACACGATCGGGTACGTCCCCCCTGAGGATCGCCACGGAAAGGTCAAAGATCTGTTCACCCTGTGGTTCGGCGGCAACATCGCACCACTGCCCATCGTCACCGGCGCGCTCGGCGTGCAGTTGTTCCACCTGAACCTGGTCTGGGGCATTGTCGCGATCATCGTCGGCCACCTGGTCGGCGGAGTGCTGATGGCGCTGCACTCGGCGCAGGGCCCGCAGATGGGCATTCCGCAGATGATCCAGAGCCGCGCGCAGTTCGGTTCGTTGGGTGCGTTGCTGGTGGTGGTGATTGCCGGCGTGATGTACATCGGCTTCTTCGCTTCCAACATCGTCCTCGCCGGCAAGTCGCTGCATGGCGTGGTCGAGAGCGTGCCGGTGTCGGTCGGCATCGTCCTCGGCGGGCTCGGATCGGGGATCATCGGCATCATTGGCTACCGCTTCATCCACGTGCTCAATCGCATCGGCACCTGGGTGCTGGGGCTGGGCATCGTGCTGGGCTTCGGCTACATCCTGACCCATGTGCAGACCGACGACTTCCTCACCCGTGGCAGTTTCAACATTTCCGGCTGGCTGGCCACGGTGTCGCTGGCGGCACTCTGGCAGATCGCATTCGCGCCCTACGTGTCCGACTATTCGCGCTACCTGCCCAAGGACGTGAAAGTCAGTTCGACCTTCTGGGCGACTTACCTCGGCTCGTCGCTGGGTTCGATCCTGTCCTTTGTGTTCGGCGCTGTCGCCGTGTTGGCAACGCCGGTGGGCATGGACACCATGGACGCCGTGAAGTTGGCCACCGGTGCCATCGGCCCGTTGATGCTGGTGCTGTTCCTGCTCAGCGTGATCAGCCACAACGCGTTGAACCTGTATGGCTCCGTGCTCTCGGTGATCACCCTGCTGCAAACCTTCGCCCACCGCTGGATTCCGACGGCACAGAGCCGGGCGGTGCTGTCGCTGATCATCCTCGCCGGTTGCTGCGTGGCGGCCATCGGTGCCTCGGCGGATTTCATCGGGCATTTCGTCGACCTGGTGCTGGCGTTGCTGGTGGTGCTGGTGCCGTGGACAGCGATCAACCTCATCGACTTCTACGCGATTCACAAGGGCGACTACGACATCGCCTCGATCTTCCGCGTCGACGGCGGCATCTATGGCCGCTTCAACCCGCAGGCACTGCTGGCCTATGCCATCGGCATCGTGGTGCAGATCCCGTTCATGAACACGCCGATCTACACCGGTCCCGTGGCGGTGCATATCGACGGTGCGGACCTGTCGTGGCTGGTCGGCCTGATCGTGACCACGCCGCTGTACTACTGGCTGGCGAACCGTGACACGGCTTACCGTCGCCGGCAGAACATGGCAGGTGTGATGACGGGCAACATGTAA
- a CDS encoding GGDEF domain-containing protein — MSQSDTRATVLALYPEDSREAAALLKQAVPLMVRHNIPPNPVHYALWYTYSKGQEPELNRHLDRVVNDFDYFPPESATKLFREYIIRDELADARSGQQDAINLVDDMERDVSRSVKGNQNFQASLGQYLQMLEEPASERLPSILIQLQQSTQLMQSQQEHFLSQLQSAQHEIKSLRDKLERAQLAATLDGLTELLNRSTFNRKLEQAMNSAPAGVALVMLDIDHFKQFNDQYGHPLGDRVLQHVAQVLRDSLPGEAFAARYGGEEFCVVLKDCPDLAAAGVFAERLRLKIQSLRVKARSTDTVLDTITASFGVAHAQPGDTPESLLTRADDALYQAKRNGRNQVRQVTT; from the coding sequence ATGAGCCAATCAGACACGCGTGCGACTGTTCTAGCGCTGTATCCAGAAGACTCCCGCGAGGCGGCGGCATTGCTCAAGCAGGCAGTGCCGCTGATGGTTCGTCACAACATTCCGCCCAACCCGGTGCACTACGCGCTCTGGTACACCTACAGCAAAGGCCAGGAGCCGGAGCTCAACCGGCACCTGGACCGGGTGGTCAACGACTTCGATTACTTCCCGCCGGAGTCCGCCACCAAGCTGTTTCGCGAGTACATCATCCGCGATGAGCTGGCGGACGCCCGTTCCGGACAGCAGGACGCGATCAACCTGGTCGACGACATGGAGCGCGATGTTTCGCGCAGCGTGAAGGGCAACCAGAATTTCCAGGCCAGCCTCGGCCAATACCTGCAAATGCTCGAAGAACCGGCCAGCGAACGCTTGCCGAGCATCCTGATCCAGCTGCAACAGAGCACCCAGCTGATGCAGAGTCAGCAGGAGCACTTCCTCTCCCAGTTGCAGTCCGCGCAGCATGAGATCAAAAGCCTGCGCGACAAGCTGGAGCGCGCCCAGTTGGCGGCGACCCTCGATGGCCTGACCGAATTGCTCAACCGCAGCACCTTCAACCGCAAGCTTGAGCAGGCGATGAACAGCGCGCCAGCAGGCGTGGCGCTGGTGATGCTGGATATCGACCACTTCAAGCAATTCAACGACCAGTACGGCCATCCCCTGGGCGACCGCGTGCTTCAGCATGTCGCCCAGGTGCTGCGCGATTCGCTGCCCGGCGAAGCGTTCGCGGCGCGTTATGGCGGAGAAGAGTTTTGCGTGGTGCTCAAGGATTGCCCGGACCTGGCGGCTGCCGGCGTTTTTGCCGAGCGCCTGCGCCTGAAAATCCAGTCGCTGCGGGTCAAGGCCCGGAGTACCGACACGGTGCTGGATACCATCACCGCGTCGTTCGGCGTGGCCCATGCCCAACCCGGCGACACCCCGGAAAGCCTGCTGACCCGCGCCGACGACGCGCTGTACCAGGCCAAGCGCAACGGGCGAAACCAGGTACGGCAAGTAACCACTTAA
- a CDS encoding cupin domain-containing protein, with protein sequence MSTALPRHVIDFASDLVPRETEINDPAVVDAPYRSKSWRHFVAPEKNAVAGIWEAGPHRERCQCDYDELCHILEGTVRLTDAEGVARTFGPGDSFVVASGFNGTWENLTTVRKVYFILG encoded by the coding sequence ATGTCCACAGCCCTGCCCCGGCACGTCATCGACTTCGCCAGTGACCTTGTCCCCCGTGAAACCGAAATCAACGACCCGGCCGTGGTCGACGCGCCTTATCGCAGCAAGAGTTGGCGGCACTTCGTGGCGCCTGAGAAAAACGCCGTGGCCGGCATCTGGGAGGCGGGACCGCACCGCGAGCGTTGCCAGTGCGATTACGATGAGCTGTGTCACATTCTCGAAGGCACAGTGCGCCTGACCGATGCCGAGGGCGTCGCGCGCACGTTCGGCCCCGGTGATTCCTTCGTGGTCGCCAGCGGATTCAATGGCACCTGGGAAAACCTCACCACGGTGCGCAAGGTCTACTTCATCCTCGGCTAA
- a CDS encoding FAD-dependent oxidoreductase gives MNAPSHLDALDHVLPHPFWQDTVTPPPAAPSVTGTVQCDLAVVGGGFTGLWTALLARQRNPGMSIAIIEARRCGGEASGRNGGFCAPSISHGVSNALKRWPDEAQQLIRLGRQNLDELAADLDRFGMQVEFERQGKLNVAARPWQVDGLRSMQRNYARFGIDCQWLEGKELAEKLDSPTYAAGLFEPNYALLNPAKMAAELRRVCLEQGIQLFENSPVVQLDADKDNVRLRTANGEIIAGQIALATNIAPPLLGHLASSVIPVYDYSLVTEPLRDAQLAAIGWTGRYGIADAGNQFHYLRKTADNRILWAGYDAIYHFGGRRDEALTQRPQSFQRLAEQFQQTFPALRDVRFSHAWGGIIDTSARTTMFTGCEHQGRVAYALGFTGQGVSASRFAALNMLDLLAGERTERTELLMTSKAPFRFPPEPLRYVGVKLAQRSLAREDRDGHRDLLLKTFDAFGIGFDS, from the coding sequence ATGAATGCCCCATCGCATCTCGATGCGCTTGACCATGTCCTGCCCCATCCCTTCTGGCAGGACACCGTCACCCCACCGCCTGCCGCACCGTCCGTCACCGGCACTGTGCAATGCGACCTGGCGGTGGTCGGCGGCGGATTCACCGGATTGTGGACGGCGCTGCTAGCACGCCAGCGCAACCCGGGCATGAGCATCGCGATCATCGAGGCGCGCCGTTGCGGCGGTGAGGCCAGCGGACGCAACGGCGGTTTCTGCGCGCCGAGCATCTCCCATGGGGTATCCAACGCGCTCAAGCGCTGGCCGGATGAAGCGCAGCAGTTGATTCGCCTGGGCCGGCAGAACCTCGATGAGCTGGCCGCCGACCTCGATCGTTTCGGCATGCAGGTCGAGTTCGAACGCCAGGGCAAACTCAACGTCGCGGCCCGGCCGTGGCAGGTCGATGGGCTGCGCTCGATGCAACGCAACTATGCCCGCTTCGGCATCGATTGCCAGTGGCTCGAAGGCAAGGAACTGGCAGAGAAACTCGACTCCCCGACCTATGCGGCCGGCTTGTTCGAACCCAACTACGCCTTGCTCAACCCGGCAAAAATGGCCGCTGAACTGCGCCGCGTTTGCCTGGAACAAGGGATTCAACTGTTCGAAAACAGCCCTGTTGTGCAACTGGATGCGGACAAGGACAACGTGCGCCTGCGCACAGCCAATGGCGAAATCATCGCCGGGCAGATCGCCCTCGCCACCAACATCGCCCCGCCGCTGCTCGGTCATCTGGCATCGAGCGTGATCCCGGTCTATGACTACTCACTGGTCACGGAGCCACTGCGCGATGCACAACTGGCAGCCATCGGCTGGACCGGCCGCTACGGCATCGCCGACGCCGGAAACCAGTTCCACTATCTGCGCAAGACCGCCGACAACCGCATTCTCTGGGCCGGTTATGACGCCATCTACCATTTCGGCGGACGCCGCGACGAGGCCCTGACCCAGCGCCCACAAAGCTTTCAGCGCCTGGCCGAGCAGTTTCAGCAGACCTTCCCGGCCCTGCGCGATGTGCGCTTCAGCCATGCCTGGGGCGGCATCATCGACACCTCCGCACGCACCACGATGTTCACCGGTTGCGAGCACCAGGGCCGCGTCGCCTATGCCCTGGGCTTCACCGGGCAAGGGGTGTCCGCCAGCCGCTTCGCCGCGTTGAACATGCTCGACCTGTTGGCCGGCGAGCGCACCGAGCGTACCGAGCTGCTGATGACCTCCAAGGCGCCCTTCCGCTTTCCGCCCGAACCCTTGCGTTATGTCGGCGTGAAACTGGCCCAACGCTCACTGGCGCGCGAAGACCGCGACGGTCACCGCGACCTGCTGCTCAAGACCTTCGATGCCTTCGGCATCGGCTTCGATTCCTGA
- a CDS encoding glycosyltransferase — protein MQKQKLIALFPEASFGAALNCIGIAQSLRELGAKPVFICHEHFQGLFAEYGFDEYPIPQVSPLSAAEHQHYWERFIERSIPYFDQTPLAQIDSYVAPAWEAIIDTAIESEKPLQQLLSRLKPDVIVLDNVVMFPAIANAGCPWVRVVSCAETELPDAAVPPYLSGCLASDPQACEGYTEQYLKAIAPAHERFSQFLLSNGTAPCPPGQFLTDSPWLNLLLSPTPVRYERQQPLDPQRYVYLDGCVRREAPYIVPDFPRHNDAPLIYLSFGSLGAADTGMMKRLISTIETLPYRFLVNVGAYRDMYTTVPDNVYLDSWFAQPAVLKECDVFIHHGGNNSFCEALYFGLPSLIIPYCWDGHDNAARAEEVGVGRYLPRFADPVAALPAALEQLLADQAMKQRLTAFSERMQATRGTEIAARAILDL, from the coding sequence ATGCAAAAACAAAAACTGATCGCCCTGTTTCCGGAAGCCAGTTTCGGCGCGGCCTTGAACTGCATTGGTATCGCTCAGTCGCTGCGTGAACTGGGCGCCAAGCCGGTGTTCATCTGTCATGAGCATTTCCAGGGGCTGTTCGCCGAATACGGTTTCGACGAATACCCGATTCCGCAAGTGAGCCCGTTGTCGGCGGCGGAACACCAGCACTACTGGGAGCGCTTCATCGAGCGCAGCATCCCGTACTTCGACCAGACCCCGCTGGCACAGATCGACAGCTACGTGGCGCCGGCCTGGGAAGCGATCATCGACACCGCCATCGAGTCGGAAAAGCCGCTGCAGCAGTTGCTCAGCCGCTTGAAGCCGGACGTGATCGTGCTCGACAACGTGGTGATGTTCCCGGCCATCGCCAACGCCGGCTGCCCGTGGGTGCGAGTGGTGTCCTGCGCCGAAACCGAACTGCCGGATGCCGCCGTTCCGCCGTACCTGTCCGGGTGCCTGGCCAGTGACCCCCAGGCCTGCGAGGGTTACACCGAGCAGTACCTCAAGGCTATCGCACCGGCCCATGAACGCTTTTCGCAGTTTCTCCTGAGTAACGGCACCGCGCCGTGCCCACCGGGACAATTCCTCACCGATTCGCCGTGGCTGAACCTGCTGCTGTCGCCGACACCGGTGCGCTATGAACGCCAGCAACCGCTGGACCCGCAGCGCTACGTCTACCTCGACGGTTGTGTGCGCCGCGAAGCGCCGTACATCGTCCCGGACTTTCCTCGGCACAACGACGCGCCGCTGATCTATCTCAGCTTCGGCAGCCTCGGCGCCGCCGACACCGGGATGATGAAGCGCCTGATCAGCACGATCGAAACCTTGCCTTATCGCTTCCTGGTCAACGTCGGCGCCTACCGCGACATGTACACCACCGTGCCGGACAACGTGTACCTGGACAGCTGGTTTGCCCAGCCGGCGGTGCTCAAGGAGTGCGATGTGTTCATCCACCACGGCGGCAACAACAGCTTCTGCGAAGCGCTGTATTTCGGCCTGCCGTCGCTGATCATTCCCTATTGCTGGGACGGTCACGACAACGCCGCCCGCGCCGAGGAAGTCGGCGTCGGCCGCTACCTGCCGCGCTTTGCCGATCCCGTGGCCGCGCTGCCCGCCGCGCTTGAACAGCTGCTGGCCGACCAGGCGATGAAACAACGCCTCACCGCGTTCAGCGAGCGCATGCAGGCGACCCGCGGCACCGAGATTGCCGCCCGCGCCATTCTCGACCTCTAG
- a CDS encoding GntR family transcriptional regulator translates to MSTTAEKKPRTNHLELARRILEHTQESGLVAGDPVAEQALARTFQVSRTLIRGALKVLLEENLLSHEAGKGYTLLASPAGSAFNAALPQAEEEELAASVLRDRMAGRLGDSISISELMRRYDIGRPAAQKALQQLSESQAIERGPGQSWLFRPSLNSLAALEESLKFRLILEPEALLSPSFNADPQRLALLRSAMQSLLARPVEDFDLQQFRELDISFHELLAQSCGNRFISDALLQHQGLRRLPNLLPSVSVHRLQEALREHLQIIAQIERGQMEIAADLLRLHLRLSAAQRPQTANRGIPQSHLFGRR, encoded by the coding sequence TTGAGCACGACAGCCGAAAAAAAACCGCGCACCAATCACCTCGAACTGGCCCGGCGCATCCTCGAGCACACCCAGGAAAGCGGCCTGGTGGCCGGCGATCCGGTGGCCGAACAGGCCCTGGCCCGCACGTTCCAGGTCTCGCGCACGCTGATTCGCGGTGCACTGAAAGTGCTGCTGGAAGAGAATCTACTGAGCCATGAGGCCGGCAAGGGTTACACCCTGTTGGCATCCCCGGCTGGCTCGGCATTCAACGCCGCCTTGCCGCAAGCCGAGGAAGAAGAACTGGCCGCCTCGGTTCTGCGCGACCGCATGGCCGGGCGCCTGGGCGACAGCATCAGCATCAGCGAACTGATGCGCCGCTACGACATCGGCCGGCCGGCGGCGCAAAAAGCCCTGCAGCAATTGAGCGAAAGCCAGGCCATCGAGCGCGGCCCCGGCCAGTCCTGGCTGTTTCGCCCGTCGCTGAACAGCCTCGCAGCCCTCGAAGAAAGCCTGAAATTCCGCCTGATCCTCGAGCCCGAAGCCCTGCTCAGCCCGAGCTTCAATGCCGACCCGCAACGCCTGGCACTGTTGCGCAGCGCCATGCAAAGCCTGCTCGCCCGCCCCGTGGAAGACTTCGATCTGCAGCAGTTTCGCGAGCTGGACATCAGCTTCCACGAACTGCTGGCCCAGAGCTGCGGCAACCGCTTCATCAGCGACGCCCTGCTCCAGCACCAAGGCTTGCGCCGCCTGCCGAACCTGCTGCCGTCGGTGAGCGTGCACCGCCTGCAGGAAGCCCTGCGCGAGCACCTGCAGATCATTGCGCAGATCGAGCGTGGGCAGATGGAGATCGCCGCCGACCTGCTGCGCCTGCACCTGCGCCTGAGCGCCGCGCAACGCCCGCAAACCGCCAACCGTGGCATCCCGCAAAGTCATCTGTTCGGGCGTCGCTAA